Within Pseudomonas paeninsulae, the genomic segment CAGGATCACCGCGGTGGCCAATGCCAACTGATAGCTCTGCGGGGTGGTCAGCTTGAAGATGATCGGCAAGGCGGTGAGCATGACCGCGAACAGCGCCAGGGTGTGATAGGCGAGGAACAGCCAGCGCCGCGGCGCCAGCCACTTGTAATACAGCGGGTCGATGATCGAGACCAGCGCCGCCAGCGCCAGCACGCCGCTGAACAGCGCCTGGCCGCTGTTCCAGGTGGTGGTGATGAAGAAGAATGGCAGGACGAAGAACAGGCTTTCCTGGTGGATCATCTGGGTCGCGTAGCGCAGCAGCGGTGGCGGCAACTCGAAGCCGAACCAGCGGGCGATTTGCGCGCGCAGGATGTTCTCCAGAATCAGCCACAGCCAGCTGACCAGCATCACCGTGGCCAGCACCTGGGCCAGTTCGGCCTGGCGCTCGACCAGCAGAAAGCTCGCCAGCCCCGAGGCAAAACCGAAGATCGCCACCAGGCCCGGATTGCGCTGGATCAGGGCGATCAGGCGGAACAACTGGGTTTTTCCGCGCGCGAGTAGGGTCAAGGGCAGGCTCATGGCAGTGGTCGGCGAGTAGTCGAGGATACTCCTTGTGTCCGCCGCCTGTGTCCAGAGCCGCCTGCCGGTTTTCAATGGTTTCGCGTGCTCGGCGCGGGACAGCGCGCGGCCTGGCTACAGTCGCGCGGGTTTCCTCGTACTGCGCAACCTGGCACCTGGTCATGGCGTCATTGCTGGACACGGCTGGCGCACTTCGGGTCGGCCAGGATCACGAGCAGGTGGGCCTTCCCGACGGCCACTCCCTGCGCATTGCGGCGGTGGATCATGCTCGATTTCTCGACACGGCAGGCGCAGCTACAGACTCGCTTACCCGCTAAAAGCGCATTGCTCCGTGCAAATTTTGTCTGAACGGTTAGACTTTCTCGCTTCTGGCCGCAGCCCACGAGGTCGCGCGGCTTAACAACAAGCAGAAAAGGAGCACTCCCATGAAAGGCAAATCCCTGGCATGGGTCCTGTCGGCTGCGCTTGC encodes:
- a CDS encoding DUF5924 family protein; protein product: MSLPLTLLARGKTQLFRLIALIQRNPGLVAIFGFASGLASFLLVERQAELAQVLATVMLVSWLWLILENILRAQIARWFGFELPPPLLRYATQMIHQESLFFVLPFFFITTTWNSGQALFSGVLALAALVSIIDPLYYKWLAPRRWLFLAYHTLALFAVMLTALPIIFKLTTPQSYQLALATAVILSVPSLTGVITVKRWWRGVLLVGLILALGATGWLARVWVPPATLWLTEVAVSQEFNDSNRSPGAGIKQLGVAQLRAQGLFAYTAISAPRGLNERIYHVWRRNGEEVERIALDISGGRKEGYRAWTHKQNFPKDALGHWQIQVLTEAGQMIGVLRFRVLESAGAPAPDPSGEAETPPQPKNQ